The following coding sequences lie in one Syngnathoides biaculeatus isolate LvHL_M chromosome 16, ASM1980259v1, whole genome shotgun sequence genomic window:
- the tmem100a gene encoding transmembrane protein 100 — translation MPEDAVQDAMKTPASIEKSGGGGERPAVATTTVSIPLVNEVQLTAATGGAELSCYRCTVPFGVVVLIAGVVVTAVAYSFNSHGSTISYFGLVLLSAGLVLLASSAVCWRVRLERKKERRRESQTVLVTNQRNLFT, via the coding sequence ATGCCGGAAGACGCCGTTCAGGACGCCATGAAAACCCCAGCTAGCATAGAGAAATCCGGCGGTGGTGGCGAGCGGCCCGCCGTCGCCACGACGACGGTCAGCATTCCCCTGGTCAACGAGGTCCAGTTGACGGCGGCGACGGGCGGCGCCGAGCTGTCGTGCTACCGTTGCACGGTCCCGTTCGGCGTGGTGGTCCTGATTGCCGGCGTGGTGGTGACGGCCGTGGCCTACAGCTTCAACTCGCACGGCTCCACCATCTCCTACTTCGGACTGGTGCTGCTCTCAGCCGGACTGGTGCTGCTGGCGTCCAGTGCCGTCTGCTGGAGGGTCCGACTGGAACGCAAAAAGGAGCGACGGCGCGAGAGCCAGACGGTACTggtgaccaatcagaggaaccTTTTCACGTGA